In a single window of the Acidobacteriota bacterium genome:
- the udk gene encoding uridine kinase codes for MFIGICGGTGSGKTTIARKLVESVGAENVVLVEQDSYYRNLADMPLDERHRANFDHPDAIDSDMLVNHLLRLKQGLVVEMPLYDFKTHTRSDRIEIIEPKQVVIVEGILIFAETRVLDLLDVRVFVDTPDDIRFIRRLRRDIAERGRTTESVIEQYFASVRPMHFEFVEPSKRHADVIIPEGGQTGVTVELLCGLVRERLAAQTAAGASE; via the coding sequence ATGTTTATCGGTATCTGCGGCGGGACAGGATCTGGAAAGACGACCATTGCACGAAAGCTGGTCGAATCGGTCGGCGCGGAAAACGTCGTGCTGGTCGAGCAGGATTCGTATTATCGAAACCTGGCTGACATGCCGCTCGACGAACGGCACCGTGCGAATTTCGACCATCCCGACGCCATCGACAGCGACATGCTGGTCAATCATCTCTTGCGTTTGAAGCAGGGCCTCGTCGTCGAGATGCCGCTATACGATTTCAAAACGCACACCCGCAGCGACCGCATTGAGATCATCGAGCCGAAACAGGTCGTCATCGTCGAAGGGATCTTGATCTTTGCAGAGACGCGTGTGCTCGACCTGCTGGACGTGCGCGTTTTTGTGGACACGCCGGATGACATTCGTTTCATTCGCAGGCTTCGCCGCGACATCGCCGAACGCGGCCGCACAACGGAATCCGTGATCGAACAGTATTTTGCATCGGTCCGGCCTATGCATTTCGAATTTGTCGAGCCGTCGAAACGCCACGCCGACGTCATCATTCCAGAAGGCGGCCAGACGGGCGTGACCGTGGAACTACTCTGCGGATTGGTGCGCGAACGCCTGGCGGCACAGACTGCCGCGGGAGCATCTGAATAG
- a CDS encoding amidohydrolase: MKKLRSLTAFFLVLTFTFSTFAQGTRSRVIAVDILILGGTVVTMDGGRRVIEDGGVAIKGGVIEAVGTRREITAGFRGRRVINAAGKAVIPGLINTHTHVPMTLFRGISDDLDLNDWLTQFIFPAEAKNVDEPFVRAGTRLGLAEMIRGGTTTYCDMYYFEDAIAEETKKAGVRGVLGQTIIQFPVADAKTPEDALVLTERFIKRWQNDPLIVPAAAPHAPYTLSTDHLKAIKAQSDRLNSAVVIHVAETKKERDDILAQYGKTPVEYLESIGFLSDRTIAAHSVWLTDNEIAIYERRGVGSAHCPQSNMKLASGVAPIPAMLAADVAVGIGTDGPASNNDLDMWDEMDSVAKLHKLTSGDPKAVPAEAAFEMATIRGARALNLDRVTGSIESGKAADIVILDLDGMHQLPMYNIYSHLVYTTKASDVRTVLIAGRVVMQDRRLLTLNENAIKIDARRYRDKILNSLKN; encoded by the coding sequence ATGAAAAAGCTTAGATCTCTTACCGCATTTTTTCTCGTTTTAACATTCACATTTTCGACTTTCGCGCAGGGCACGCGTTCGCGGGTGATTGCGGTTGACATCCTCATACTCGGCGGCACGGTCGTTACGATGGACGGCGGGCGGCGTGTTATTGAGGACGGCGGGGTCGCGATAAAGGGCGGCGTTATCGAGGCGGTCGGCACGCGTCGGGAGATAACGGCGGGTTTTCGCGGGCGTCGTGTGATAAACGCGGCCGGAAAGGCGGTTATTCCGGGGCTGATAAATACGCACACGCATGTGCCGATGACGCTGTTTCGCGGCATTTCGGACGACCTCGACCTGAACGACTGGCTGACGCAGTTCATATTTCCTGCCGAGGCGAAGAATGTTGACGAGCCGTTCGTGCGGGCCGGGACGCGGCTCGGCCTGGCGGAGATGATACGCGGTGGGACGACGACTTACTGCGACATGTATTATTTCGAGGACGCGATCGCCGAAGAGACCAAAAAAGCGGGCGTCCGCGGTGTGCTCGGCCAGACTATAATCCAGTTTCCCGTCGCCGACGCGAAAACACCCGAAGACGCGCTTGTCTTGACCGAGCGTTTCATCAAACGCTGGCAGAACGATCCGCTGATCGTTCCCGCAGCGGCGCCGCATGCGCCATACACGCTCTCGACCGATCATCTGAAAGCGATAAAAGCACAGTCGGATCGATTGAATTCGGCGGTCGTCATACACGTCGCCGAAACGAAAAAGGAGCGCGACGACATCCTCGCGCAATACGGTAAAACGCCCGTCGAATATCTGGAAAGCATCGGCTTTTTGTCAGACCGCACGATCGCGGCGCACAGCGTTTGGCTGACCGACAACGAGATCGCTATCTACGAACGCCGCGGCGTCGGCTCGGCGCATTGCCCGCAATCGAACATGAAACTCGCATCCGGCGTCGCGCCGATCCCAGCGATGCTGGCGGCGGACGTCGCGGTCGGCATCGGCACGGACGGGCCGGCTTCGAACAACGACCTCGACATGTGGGACGAGATGGATTCCGTCGCAAAGCTGCACAAACTCACTTCAGGCGACCCGAAAGCCGTGCCTGCCGAGGCCGCATTTGAGATGGCGACGATCCGCGGTGCTCGTGCGTTGAATCTCGACCGCGTGACCGGTTCGATCGAATCAGGCAAGGCCGCCGACATCGTTATACTCGACCTCGACGGAATGCATCAACTCCCGATGTACAACATCTATTCGCATCTCGTTTACACGACGAAAGCGTCCGACGTACGCACCGTTCTGATCGCGGGCCGCGTCGTCATGCAGGACCGCCGTTTGCTGACGTTAAACGAAAATGCTATAAAAATAGATGCACGCCGCTATCGCGATAAGATTTTAAATAGTTTGAAAAACTAA
- a CDS encoding purine-nucleoside phosphorylase gives MSYQNAARAAEYIKSKYAGEVETAVVLGSGLGAFAETVENAVRIPYEDIPGFARSTVEGHAGQLVIGEIGGVGVAVQQGRFHYYEGYEMEQVMLPVRTFGVLGAKRIILTNAAGSLNTDMPPGSLMLITDHLNMMGVNPLRGPNDDRLGPRFPDMTEVYDREMMVTAEEAAADISRERFEKGLDEKVHDLLHRGVYCALSGPTYETPSEIRLYRKLGADAVGMSTVPEAIAARHMGLRVLGISCITNFGAGMSGQNIDHEEVMETGARVAEFFGELLRRVITHTN, from the coding sequence ATGTCTTACCAGAATGCGGCGCGTGCCGCTGAATATATAAAGAGTAAATACGCCGGCGAGGTCGAGACGGCGGTTGTGCTCGGCAGCGGGCTCGGTGCGTTTGCGGAAACCGTAGAAAATGCCGTCCGAATCCCGTATGAAGATATTCCCGGATTTGCGCGTTCGACAGTTGAGGGTCACGCCGGGCAGCTTGTGATCGGCGAGATAGGCGGTGTAGGCGTCGCGGTGCAGCAGGGGCGTTTTCACTATTACGAAGGCTATGAAATGGAACAGGTGATGCTGCCTGTCCGCACATTCGGCGTGCTCGGTGCGAAACGCATCATTCTGACCAACGCCGCGGGCAGCCTGAACACGGATATGCCGCCGGGCTCGCTGATGCTTATCACGGATCATCTGAATATGATGGGCGTGAATCCGCTTCGCGGGCCGAATGACGATAGGCTGGGCCCGCGTTTTCCGGATATGACGGAGGTTTACGACCGCGAAATGATGGTCACCGCTGAAGAGGCCGCCGCGGATATCTCACGCGAGCGTTTTGAAAAAGGACTCGATGAAAAGGTGCACGATCTGCTCCACCGCGGCGTGTACTGTGCGCTTTCGGGCCCGACGTATGAGACGCCATCTGAGATACGGCTTTATCGCAAGCTCGGCGCCGACGCCGTCGGTATGTCAACGGTTCCCGAAGCTATAGCGGCAAGGCACATGGGCCTGCGAGTGCTTGGCATCTCGTGCATAACGAATTTCGGCGCCGGCATGAGCGGCCAAAATATCGACCACGAAGAGGTAATGGAAACCGGCGCCCGTGTGGCGGAATTTTTCGGGGAACTGCTCCGGCGAGTGATCACTCACACAAATTGA
- a CDS encoding cytidine deaminase yields MQHTKEELIKAAADARERAYAPYSNFRVGAAVEAESGDIYIGCNVESASYGLTVCAERVAIWKGISCGEKRFTRIAVVVDTEELTPPCGVCRQIIWEFCGDVPVILSNLEGKSEIIQMGELLPRAFDSKFLK; encoded by the coding sequence ATGCAGCACACCAAAGAAGAACTGATAAAAGCCGCCGCCGATGCCCGCGAACGTGCGTATGCGCCGTATTCAAATTTTCGTGTCGGCGCCGCCGTCGAGGCCGAAAGCGGCGATATATATATCGGCTGCAATGTCGAATCCGCCAGCTACGGCCTGACCGTCTGCGCCGAACGCGTCGCCATCTGGAAAGGCATCTCGTGCGGCGAAAAACGCTTTACGCGCATAGCCGTCGTCGTCGATACCGAAGAACTCACCCCGCCTTGCGGTGTCTGCCGCCAGATCATCTGGGAATTCTGCGGCGACGTTCCCGTCATACTCTCTAATTTGGAAGGGAAAAGTGAGATAATACAGATGGGCGAATTGTTGCCAAGAGCGTTTGATTCGAAGTTTTTGAAATAG